A window of Limosilactobacillus reuteri genomic DNA:
CTTCGCCAGCCTCCTTTAATATTTTTCTATGCTTCTGTTGTAGCTGTTTTTTGTGCACGGTCAATTCCCGATTCATCAGGTTTGAAGTTATCAATGAAATATAACTTATACCACGTTAAGAAGGTGTAGATTGTCCAAATCTTACGACGACCATCCACCTTACCTTCGAAGTTATCATCGGCAAGTTTTAGAAGCTTTTCTTGATCAAAGAACTCTTTTACGAAGTCTTGTTCAAATAATTCACGTACTTCTTGGTAATACTTCTTTTCTCGAAGCCATGCACGGACTGGAGTTGGGAAGCCCATCTTAGGCCGCGTAGCCCATTCTTCCGGTAAATGCCGATTAGCAGCCATCCGGAATGCCCACTTTGTATCCTTATAGTTAAAGAGGTACTTAGTTGGTGTCGTTTCAGCTACTTTCATTACCTCTTTATCAAGAAGTGGTACCCGGATTTCAACAGAGTTAGCCATACTCATCTTATCTGCCTTTAAGCAAATATCGCCAGGCATGAAACGGTGCAAGTCAATATATTGCTTCTTTGCGACTTCATCGATATCTTTATCTTCCATCTTATCAAAAAGTGGATTAAGAATGTCGGCAATACTTGGTCCGCAATCAAATTCTGGTTGCAAGTAGTCAGCGGCTTCTTCCGGACTAAAGATGTATGCTTGACCAATAAAAGTATCCCGTGCTGGCGCTAAGTTGCGATACATATGTTCTTGGCCGTGGAAGTGTTTCCCATCTAACCACTTGGCAAACTTATACCGACGTTCACGAGGCATCTTCCTTAATTGATCAGTTACCCACCGGATAAATTTAACTTTCGTATTAAAACCATAATCAATGTATCCCGCGAACAATTCATCGGCACCTTCACCTGAAAGAAGGGCCTTATAGCCGTTATCCTTTGCTAACTTGTTCAAGAAGTATAAAGGAACAACAGATGGGTTAGAATCGGGTTCATCTAGGTAGTATTGAATCATTGGGAATGCGTGGAAAGCTTCTTCGTTAGTCAACTTTTCATCAGTATTCTTCAAGCCCATCTTAGCTGCTAATTCACGTGCTTGTTTGGTCTCATCGTAAGTACTATCAAATCCGATTGAGAACGTATTATCTGGACGCATCAAAGCCGTTACTAAACTTGAATCAACCCCTGCGGAAAGGAATGAACCAACCTTAATTCCTTTATCTGCAAAGGTATGTGCCTTAACAGAATTCTTAACAACATAGTCAATCTTGTTAACAGCTTCATCAAACGTCTCGTCTTCTGGCTCAAAGTTTTCGTCCCAGTATTGGGTCATTTCAAACTGACCGTCTTTATAAGTGAAGTAATGCCCTTCTGGAAGACGGTAAACACCCTTAAAGAAAGTTTCTTGAGTAACTGGGTATTGGAATGTCATGTATGGTTTAAGCGCTTCTTTATTAAGTTCCTTCTTAAAGTTGGGGTGATCAAGAAATGCCTTGATTTCAGACCCAACAAAGAAAGTACCGTTCATTTTAGCGTAATACAATGGTTTAATTCCAAAATGGTCACGGGCACCGAACATTTCTTTAGTCTTAAAATCCCAGATAACAAAGCCAAACATTCCACGCAGCTTGTTAACAACATCCTTGCCCCATTCTTCATATCCGTGCAAGATTACTTCAGTATCGGCATGTGTCTTAAATGTGTGACCCTTACTGATTAATTCTTCACGTAATTCTTCAAAATTGTAAATTTCACCGTTGAATTCAATGGCTTTTGAGCTATCTTCATTAAAGATTGGTTGATTACCAGACTTAACATCAATAAAACTCAAGCGCCGGAAGCCAAGTGCTACATCATCATCCACATATTGACCTTCCGCATCAGGTCCCCGGTGAATAATCCGGTCCTTCATTTTTTTGATTAATTGGTCTTTAATTTGTGGTTTTTCATTATCAACAAATGCAACAATCCCACACATTATAAATTTCCTCTTCTTTCTCTTAAATTCACGGATCACAAAATAGTTATTTAAAATTCGTTATTAAAACTTGAACCTAAATTATACCATATAATGCCAAACTTAAGTATATTATCCCTTTGCTTTAAGAAAACCATAATAAAATCTGGAGAGCGGAGTCATTACTCTATTTCTCCAGATTTTATTTCCCAGGAAATTTTATTTGCGATCCTTCTTGGAAAACTTCCCCTGGCGGACGTAAACACTCAAGATTGCAATATCAGCGGGGTTAACTCCACTAATTCGTGAAGCTTGGGCTAAAGTTTCTGGACGAATCTTTTCAAGCTTTTGACGTCCTTCAGTTGCTAGACCATCAATATCACCATAATCGATATCATCTGGAATCCGTTTAGCTTCCATCCGTTTCATCCGTT
This region includes:
- the asnB gene encoding asparagine synthase (glutamine-hydrolyzing); translated protein: MCGIVAFVDNEKPQIKDQLIKKMKDRIIHRGPDAEGQYVDDDVALGFRRLSFIDVKSGNQPIFNEDSSKAIEFNGEIYNFEELREELISKGHTFKTHADTEVILHGYEEWGKDVVNKLRGMFGFVIWDFKTKEMFGARDHFGIKPLYYAKMNGTFFVGSEIKAFLDHPNFKKELNKEALKPYMTFQYPVTQETFFKGVYRLPEGHYFTYKDGQFEMTQYWDENFEPEDETFDEAVNKIDYVVKNSVKAHTFADKGIKVGSFLSAGVDSSLVTALMRPDNTFSIGFDSTYDETKQARELAAKMGLKNTDEKLTNEEAFHAFPMIQYYLDEPDSNPSVVPLYFLNKLAKDNGYKALLSGEGADELFAGYIDYGFNTKVKFIRWVTDQLRKMPRERRYKFAKWLDGKHFHGQEHMYRNLAPARDTFIGQAYIFSPEEAADYLQPEFDCGPSIADILNPLFDKMEDKDIDEVAKKQYIDLHRFMPGDICLKADKMSMANSVEIRVPLLDKEVMKVAETTPTKYLFNYKDTKWAFRMAANRHLPEEWATRPKMGFPTPVRAWLREKKYYQEVRELFEQDFVKEFFDQEKLLKLADDNFEGKVDGRRKIWTIYTFLTWYKLYFIDNFKPDESGIDRAQKTATTEA